The DNA region TCCATATTTCTCGGAAATCAGTCCTGTAACAAAAGCCATCACCGCAAAACCGATAATGAATCCGCCCGCAGGTCCCGCTATAACGGAAACACCGGAACGCATCATGGAAAAAACGGGGACTCCCGCCGCGCCGAGAAGAAGGTAAATAACAATACTCATCAGTCCATACCTGGAGCCAAGGAATCCGCCCGCCAGTAAAACGGCAAAGGTTCCCAGTGTAATTGGCACCGGCTGGATCGGTATCGTCAGTTGGGAGCACACGGCGCAAAAGGCGGCAAAAAGTGCACAAAGCACTTGCATACGGATATTACTGTTATTCATAATGACCTCGCTTTATAATTTATGTTTTATTATAAACAGCCATCCTTTATATGTCAACGGCATGTGTTCAGCAAGGTTTATATTTTCAGTTTCTGCCTATTTTCCGCAGTAAAAAAGACCCCGGGGAAATTCCTCTCAGGGTCTTATTGGTTTTACATCAGTTATTCTTCAACTTTTTCTTCTGTTTCCGCTTCCGCTTCGACTTCCGCCTCTTCATGAACCGGAGCTTCTACCAGAGAAAAGCTGATTCTCTTGCGGGCTTCATCTATGCCGATGATACGGACAGTCAGATCATCGCCAACCCGGCAGATATCGCCCGGTTTCTTGTTATGATCCTGTGTCATCTCATTGATGTGGAGCAGGCCGGTAAGCCCGTCTTCCAATTCTACAATAACGCCGAATTCAAGGATTTTTACCACTCTTGCACCGACTATATCATCCACTTCATGGTCTTTGACAGCAGTTTCCCATGGATTCGGAAGGCAGTCTTTGTGGCTGAAAGAAATTCTCTGTTTTTCTCTGTCAAAAGACTTAATCTTAACGTCAATCACCTGTTCCGGCTGGAGAACATCTTCTACCTTGGAAATCTTTCTCCAGGACACATCGGAAATATGAAGCAGGCCTTCAATACCGTTCAGCGCAACAAACGCGCCGTAAGGCATAATTTTCTTCACGGTACCTTTCAGCACTTCGCCGTTTTCATAAGCCTGTTCAATGACATCCAGCTCACCCGTGCGCTGTTCTTCAAGAACGGCTTTACGGGAAAGGACGAGGCGGTTCTTTGTAGGATCCACTTCCAGAATCTTGGCTTTAAATTTCTGTCCGACGAGGCTCTGCAGAGAATGAACGAAACGGAGATCCCCCTGGGAAAGCGGGATAAAGCCGCGCAGGGATTTAAGCTGTACAAGCAGACCGACTTTGATTGCTTCGATACCTTCGCATTCAACCGGTTCCCCCTTGTCAAAGGCTTCCTTAGCCACATCCCAGTCTGCCAGGCGGTCAACCTTGATCTTGGAAACAAAAATCGTGCTGTCTTCTTTCACACTGCTGACAACCTGCACACGAAGCGAGTCTCCTACCTGCAGTACATCTTTAAGGGATGCGGGCTCCGGATAGGAATATTCATGAAGCGGAAGTACGGCTTCGGTCTTGTATCCGAAAGAGATCCAGGCTTTGTCATCGGTCAGGTCTACTACCTTCCCTTCTACAACGCTGCCTTTGTGTACATCCAGGTTCATTTCTTCCTGTTCCAGCATTTCATTCATGTCTTCCATAATAAAAAATACCTCCTCTATGATCCAGTCCGGTGTGGATGCACCGGCGGTGATGCCAACTTTGCATTGACTGTGGAACCATTCTTTTTTCAGTTCCGCCGCCGTTTCAATATGATGGGTAACGGCTCCTTCCGCCTGGCAGACTTCCACCAATCTGCCGGTATTGGCACTGTTGCGGCCGCCTATAACGATCATCACATCTACATTCCGTGCCAGCTCTCCTGCCGCCGTCTGTCTGTCCGACGTGGCATTGCAGATCGTCTTATGGACGCTCACGCTTCCCGCTTTCCGTTTGATCGCGGTAATCAAGCGGTCTGCCAGAGAAAGGGAGAATGTAGTCTGTATAACAATATGGACTTCGTCCAGGTCCGGCAAGGCTTCCACGTCTTCCATCGTTTCCACGATGTACGGCGCTTCACCCGCCCATTCAGCTACGCTCAGCATTTCAGGGTGCTTCTTTTCACCGACAAGCACAATCTTTTTGCCTTCCGCCGCCAGCCCTTTCGCTATTTCCTGGTTCCTCTTCACAAAAGGACAAGTCGCGTCAAGCAAAACTGATTTTTTGCGCTTGAGGTTATTATAACACGAAGGCCCTATTCCATGCGAACGAATAATCACTGTTTCATCGGTTATCTCATCAGTACTCATCACGGGAGAAATCCCTTTTCCCGCAAGCCTTGCCACGACCTGGGGATTGTGGATAATCGGCCCCAAAGTAACCGTCTTCTGTCCTGAAACAGCAGCATTTTCCGCGATTTCCATCGCTTTTCGCACGCCGTAGCAGAATCCCATCACTCTTGCTTTATAAATTTTCATTGATATATTTTTTCCAACTTCCCCTTGCATATAACTAAAAACTACCATTTGCTATAAAAAAGTTCTTTATCTATTTAGTATTTATCTTCTCCATATACTCATCAGTTAGTTTTTGTATTTCCTCTTTGACTTTTTTATTCAAAGCCTCCACTGCTTCATCATCAGCTCTTTGCTTTTTTACTTCAATCGGTTTCCCGATGAGCACGGCAAGAGGGCCGCATTTGCGGGGCATAGTTACAGAACCTACCACTGCCACGGGGAGAATAGAAACTCCGCTCATGAAGGCAAGGGACGCCATGCCTGAATGAAAACGGCCGAGTCCTTCCCTTTGTATACGTGTGCCTTCAGGAAATATACCAAGTGCGTTGCCTTCTTTCAGTTCCAGAATCGCCCGGCGGATCGCCATACGGTCTATGGAGCCTCTTTTTACGGGAAATGTACCGAACTGGCGGAGAATGTACCCAAAAATCGGATTCTTAAAGAGCTCTTCTTTGGCCATATAATGGATGATGCGGTCTTTAAACGCCACGCCAACGATAGGCGGATCAAAATTGCTTTTATGATTCGGCGCCACGATAATTGCGCCTTTCCTGGGAATATTTTCCCGTCCCTCCACGTGGAGACCGTAAATGCCGAAGAAGAGTCCGTTGAAAAGCACTCTCACCACGCTGTAAAATATCTTTTTAAACATTTGCCCGCCTGACTTCCCATTTCTTTTCACAGATTTCCATAATTGCTTTAGCCGTTTCTTCCAGCGTAAGTCTGCTGTTATCCAAAAGGACCGCATCTTCTGCCTGTTTCAAAGGGGATACTTCACGATGGCTGTCCTGCCAGTCCCTTTTCCGGATATCTTTTTCCACCTCTTCCAAAGTCATGCCCGGATTCTTTTCCGTCATTTCTTTGAACCGGCGGAGCGCTCTCGTGTGAACGGATGCCGTAAGAAATATTTTTACATCCGCATGAGGAAGCACTGTCGTCCCGATATCCCTTCCGTCCAAAACAATCCCGCCTTTTGCAGCCTGGCGCCTCTGTATCCCTACCATGGCGGCGCGGACGCCCGCCAAAGCGGAAACGGCAGACACCCTCGCCGAAACCTCAGGCGTGCGGATATAATCCGTTACATCATGTCCGTTGACAACCACATGCATGGCGTCGGCTTCCGGTTTCACTGTCATGTCCATTCCTGCCGCCAGTGCGACGATATCTTTTTCTTCTGTCAATTCCCGCCGAAGAACTTCGTAAGTCACCGCACGGTACATAGCACCGGTATCCAGGTAAGCGTACCCCATATTTGCCGCCAGAATTTTGGCAACACTGCTCTTTCCTGCCCCCGCCGGTCCATCAATCGCAATAGCTAATTTACGCATCTGTCTTATCTCCTGCTGCTGAAAGCGCCGCCATCCGCCCCATAGAAAAGGCGGCCTGTAAATTATATCCTCCCGTAAACGCATGCACATCAAGTACTTCACCCGCCAGATAAAGTCCGCGGACAATCTTCGATTCCATGGTGGAAGAATTAACTTCTTTTGTAGAAATACCGCCGGCCGTTACAATAGCCTCTTCAATCGGTCTTGCCTTTGTAATAGTGAGAGGCAGTTTTTTTATTGTCTGCCGCAGATGAATACGCTGTGCTTTTTTCAGCGCCGCCGCAGGAATTTCTGCAGGGATATCGGACAGCTTCATCACCACGTCAATCAGGCGGCGGGGAAGCAGCTCCGACAAGGCATTGCTCATCTGTTTTAAACGGAACTTTTGCAAATCACGGAGAATCCGCTGATCCAGAACTTCTTCCGTCAAAGCGGGTTTCAGATCAATATATCCTGTCACCGGATACCCCTGTGACAGCCAAAGCGTAACCATATCGCTCTGTGATAAAACGATGGGGCCGGAGATGCCGAAATGGGTAAAAATCATTTCTCCGAAAGCTTCCGACTTCCTTCTTCCTCCTGCTGCCAGCGCCAGAGTCACATTTTTAAGGGAAAGTCCCTGCAGTTCTCTGCAATATGCCTCCTCGCAAACGAGGGGAATCAGGGCAGGCCGGATTTTCGTTACCGTATGCCCCAGTTCTCCGGCCAAACGGTAACCATCGCCCGTGGAACCCGTACGGGGATATGACTTGCCGCCGGTGGCAAGAATGACTGCATCCGCTTCATAGGTTCCCTTGCCCGTTACCACGCCGGCAGCGCATCCTTTCTTTGTCTGTATATGGAAAACAGGCTCGCTTAAATGGACATCGACCTGCTTTTCATGTAAAAGGCGCATAAAAAGATGGCGGACCTCTTGGGCATCATCGCTTGCGGGAAATATGCGCCCTCCCCGCTCCACCTTTGTTTCCAACCCCCATGTATGGAAAAGGGAGAGCAAATCCATGTTATTAAACCGCTTATAAGCGCTGAAAAGAAAACGGCCGTTTCCCGGTGTCATGGCGATGAAATCCATAATAGGCGCGTTGTTCGTCAAATTGCATCGGCCTTTGCCGGTGATCCCCATTTTCAGCCCGACCTTGTCCATCTTCTCAAAAAGAAGGACTTTTGCCCCGTGATCGGCTGCTGTGACAGCCGCCAAAAGTCCCGCCACGCCGCCGCCGATAATGGCGACTTTTTTACCGGTGGAGCTCATAAAGCTTTTTTACCTCCGCAGCAGTCAAACGGCGGTACTGCCCGCGATTCACATCCAGCGTAAGGAAACTGTACCTGATACGCTTCAATTCAAAAACCGGATAGTGGAAGATTTCCATCATCTTGCGGATCTCACGATTCTTTCCCTCATGGAGTACCATGCGGAGCCTTGTTTTATTCTTTTCCGCGTCATAGCCGAGCACTTCGATTTCACAGGGCGCGGTCACACCGCTGTCAATCTTTACACCCTTTTCCATCTTCTTTGCCAGTTTTTCAGAAAACTTCCCGCGAACTACCACTTCATATTCCTTCTGCACTTCATGGCAGGGATGGGTCAGAATAAAGTCAAGCTGTCCGTCATTGGTCACCAAAAGGAGCCCTTCCGAATGGTAATCCAGTCTTCCCACGGGAAATACACGTTCCCGCACACGGCGGAA from Dialister invisus DSM 15470 includes:
- the cmk gene encoding (d)CMP kinase, encoding MRKLAIAIDGPAGAGKSSVAKILAANMGYAYLDTGAMYRAVTYEVLRRELTEEKDIVALAAGMDMTVKPEADAMHVVVNGHDVTDYIRTPEVSARVSAVSALAGVRAAMVGIQRRQAAKGGIVLDGRDIGTTVLPHADVKIFLTASVHTRALRRFKEMTEKNPGMTLEEVEKDIRKRDWQDSHREVSPLKQAEDAVLLDNSRLTLEETAKAIMEICEKKWEVRRANV
- a CDS encoding lysophospholipid acyltransferase family protein, whose translation is MFKKIFYSVVRVLFNGLFFGIYGLHVEGRENIPRKGAIIVAPNHKSNFDPPIVGVAFKDRIIHYMAKEELFKNPIFGYILRQFGTFPVKRGSIDRMAIRRAILELKEGNALGIFPEGTRIQREGLGRFHSGMASLAFMSGVSILPVAVVGSVTMPRKCGPLAVLIGKPIEVKKQRADDEAVEALNKKVKEEIQKLTDEYMEKINTK
- a CDS encoding biotin transporter BioY → MNNSNIRMQVLCALFAAFCAVCSQLTIPIQPVPITLGTFAVLLAGGFLGSRYGLMSIVIYLLLGAAGVPVFSMMRSGVSVIAGPAGGFIIGFAVMAFVTGLISEKYGYSFKTMLIASICGTLGCYILGIAWFIFLTGTGVWSAFLLCMFPFLPGDLAKILLASFLVSKYRGRLIQG
- a CDS encoding bifunctional 4-hydroxy-3-methylbut-2-enyl diphosphate reductase/30S ribosomal protein S1 translates to MKIYKARVMGFCYGVRKAMEIAENAAVSGQKTVTLGPIIHNPQVVARLAGKGISPVMSTDEITDETVIIRSHGIGPSCYNNLKRKKSVLLDATCPFVKRNQEIAKGLAAEGKKIVLVGEKKHPEMLSVAEWAGEAPYIVETMEDVEALPDLDEVHIVIQTTFSLSLADRLITAIKRKAGSVSVHKTICNATSDRQTAAGELARNVDVMIVIGGRNSANTGRLVEVCQAEGAVTHHIETAAELKKEWFHSQCKVGITAGASTPDWIIEEVFFIMEDMNEMLEQEEMNLDVHKGSVVEGKVVDLTDDKAWISFGYKTEAVLPLHEYSYPEPASLKDVLQVGDSLRVQVVSSVKEDSTIFVSKIKVDRLADWDVAKEAFDKGEPVECEGIEAIKVGLLVQLKSLRGFIPLSQGDLRFVHSLQSLVGQKFKAKILEVDPTKNRLVLSRKAVLEEQRTGELDVIEQAYENGEVLKGTVKKIMPYGAFVALNGIEGLLHISDVSWRKISKVEDVLQPEQVIDVKIKSFDREKQRISFSHKDCLPNPWETAVKDHEVDDIVGARVVKILEFGVIVELEDGLTGLLHINEMTQDHNKKPGDICRVGDDLTVRIIGIDEARKRISFSLVEAPVHEEAEVEAEAETEEKVEE
- a CDS encoding pseudouridine synthase, with the translated sequence MKERLQKILSHAGVCSRRKAEELILAGRVRVNGRVVRELGTEADVCTDKIEALGEIVKPEPLRYYLFHKPDCVITSVSDPAGRRTVMDYFRRVRERVFPVGRLDYHSEGLLLVTNDGQLDFILTHPCHEVQKEYEVVVRGKFSEKLAKKMEKGVKIDSGVTAPCEIEVLGYDAEKNKTRLRMVLHEGKNREIRKMMEIFHYPVFELKRIRYSFLTLDVNRGQYRRLTAAEVKKLYELHR
- a CDS encoding NAD(P)/FAD-dependent oxidoreductase, with the translated sequence MSSTGKKVAIIGGGVAGLLAAVTAADHGAKVLLFEKMDKVGLKMGITGKGRCNLTNNAPIMDFIAMTPGNGRFLFSAYKRFNNMDLLSLFHTWGLETKVERGGRIFPASDDAQEVRHLFMRLLHEKQVDVHLSEPVFHIQTKKGCAAGVVTGKGTYEADAVILATGGKSYPRTGSTGDGYRLAGELGHTVTKIRPALIPLVCEEAYCRELQGLSLKNVTLALAAGGRRKSEAFGEMIFTHFGISGPIVLSQSDMVTLWLSQGYPVTGYIDLKPALTEEVLDQRILRDLQKFRLKQMSNALSELLPRRLIDVVMKLSDIPAEIPAAALKKAQRIHLRQTIKKLPLTITKARPIEEAIVTAGGISTKEVNSSTMESKIVRGLYLAGEVLDVHAFTGGYNLQAAFSMGRMAALSAAGDKTDA